Proteins encoded by one window of Methylovirgula ligni:
- the hfq gene encoding RNA chaperone Hfq → MAAERTQNLQDTFLNFVRKNKVPLTIFLVNGVKLQGVVTWFDNFCVLLRRDGHSQLVYKHAISTIMPGHPIQMFEPGEETTAGS, encoded by the coding sequence ATGGCGGCCGAACGCACTCAGAATTTGCAGGACACATTTCTCAATTTTGTCCGGAAGAACAAAGTCCCCCTCACCATTTTTTTGGTCAACGGCGTCAAACTGCAGGGCGTTGTGACCTGGTTTGACAATTTCTGCGTCTTGTTGCGCCGTGACGGTCATTCCCAGCTCGTCTACAAGCATGCGATCTCCACCATCATGCCGGGCCATCCGATCCAGATGTTTGAGCCCGGTGAAGAAACCACGGCGGGGTCGTGA
- a CDS encoding D-amino-acid transaminase, producing the protein MGRIAYVNGRYLPQGQATVSIEDRGYQLGDGVYEVCEVRAGVLIDEARHLARLERSLSELRIAQPLVPGALSLVLREVLTRNKVRDGYVYVQVTRGVAPRDHAFPVPAVRPSLVVTAKAIDPAKGTALAAKGIKVISLPDIRWKRPDIKTINLLPNVLARQAAKEEGAYEAWLIDADGMVTEGAASNAWIVTADKTIVTHQVDQSILRGVTRTTLLDLIAAKGLRLEERRFSLEEAKRATEAFITGATTLVMPVAAIDDVVIGDGKPGALATSLRAQFHNFAKATP; encoded by the coding sequence GTGGGGCGTATTGCTTATGTGAACGGGCGCTATCTGCCGCAGGGCCAGGCGACCGTTTCGATCGAGGATCGCGGTTATCAGCTCGGCGACGGCGTCTACGAGGTTTGCGAGGTCAGGGCCGGCGTCCTGATCGATGAGGCGCGCCATCTCGCCCGGCTGGAGCGCTCGCTGAGCGAATTGCGAATTGCTCAGCCTCTGGTGCCGGGTGCACTGTCGCTGGTGTTGCGCGAGGTGTTGACCCGCAACAAGGTGCGCGACGGCTATGTCTATGTTCAGGTCACAAGGGGGGTGGCGCCGCGTGATCATGCCTTTCCGGTTCCGGCCGTGCGGCCGAGCCTTGTCGTCACCGCCAAGGCGATCGATCCCGCCAAAGGCACAGCGCTGGCGGCCAAGGGCATCAAGGTCATCTCGCTGCCGGACATCCGTTGGAAGCGGCCTGATATCAAGACGATAAATCTTCTCCCGAACGTCCTGGCGCGGCAGGCGGCGAAAGAGGAGGGCGCTTACGAAGCCTGGCTCATCGATGCCGACGGCATGGTGACCGAAGGGGCGGCCTCCAACGCCTGGATTGTCACGGCGGACAAGACGATCGTCACACATCAGGTCGATCAGTCGATCCTGCGGGGGGTCACACGGACGACATTGCTCGACCTCATCGCTGCGAAGGGCCTCAGGCTTGAAGAGCGCCGCTTTAGCCTCGAAGAGGCGAAGCGGGCGACCGAGGCCTTCATCACCGGCGCGACGACGCTCGTCATGCCCGTCGCCGCCATCGACGACGTTGTCATCGGGGACGGTAAGCCCGGCGCGCTGGCGACGAGCCTGCGGGCGCAATTTCACAATTTCGCTAAGGCCACGCCGTAA
- a CDS encoding sigma-54-dependent transcriptional regulator: MPSDILIVDDEADIRDIVSGILSDEGHGTRSAKNAEEALAAIESRRPHLVFLDIWLQGSHLDGLQLLQLVKTAHPSLPIVMISGHGNIETAVSAIKVGAYDFIEKPFKADRLVLVAERALEASRLKRELSELRSRTGAANRIVGKSSIIHQLHQVIERVAPANSRVLITGAPGSGKELVARSIHDASPRANAPFVVINSATITPEMMEIELFGVESRDGQQSRKVGALEEAHGGTLYLDEIADMPKETQGKILRVLVDQNFLRVNGTTRVNVDVRILSSSSRDLPRLIAEGALREDLFHRLSVVPIRVPSLSEHREDIPLLIEFFMDQISATTGLPKRKIADEAMAVLQSHDWPGNIRQLRNNVERLMILAAGDPNTELTSDMLPSEIGALVPSTPNGSGGEKLMSLALRDAREVFEREYLVAQINRFGGNISRTAEFIGMERSALHRKLKSLGID, translated from the coding sequence ATGCCAAGTGACATTCTGATCGTCGACGACGAGGCTGATATCCGTGACATCGTGTCGGGCATTCTGTCCGATGAAGGGCACGGCACACGCAGCGCGAAGAATGCGGAGGAGGCGCTTGCCGCGATCGAGTCGCGGCGCCCGCACCTCGTGTTTCTCGACATCTGGTTGCAGGGCTCGCATCTCGACGGCCTGCAACTCCTGCAATTGGTGAAGACGGCGCATCCAAGCCTGCCCATCGTCATGATCTCCGGCCACGGCAATATCGAAACCGCCGTTTCCGCGATCAAAGTCGGCGCCTATGATTTCATAGAGAAGCCGTTCAAGGCCGACCGGCTGGTGCTCGTCGCCGAGCGTGCGCTCGAAGCCTCGCGGCTGAAGCGGGAGCTGAGCGAATTACGCTCGCGCACCGGCGCCGCCAATCGCATTGTCGGCAAGTCGAGCATCATCCATCAATTGCATCAGGTGATCGAGCGGGTCGCGCCGGCCAATTCGCGTGTGCTGATCACGGGCGCACCGGGTTCCGGCAAGGAGCTTGTCGCACGCAGCATCCACGATGCCTCGCCGCGCGCCAACGCCCCTTTCGTCGTCATCAATTCGGCCACGATCACGCCGGAGATGATGGAGATCGAGCTCTTCGGTGTCGAGAGCCGCGACGGCCAGCAGAGCCGTAAGGTCGGCGCGCTGGAGGAGGCGCACGGCGGCACGCTCTATCTCGATGAAATCGCCGACATGCCCAAGGAGACTCAGGGCAAGATCCTGCGTGTCCTGGTCGATCAGAATTTCCTGCGCGTCAACGGCACGACTCGTGTCAACGTCGATGTGCGCATCCTGTCGTCGAGCTCGCGCGATCTGCCGCGTCTTATCGCCGAGGGGGCGCTGCGCGAGGATTTGTTCCATCGCCTGTCCGTGGTGCCGATCCGGGTGCCTTCGCTCTCCGAGCACCGCGAGGACATTCCGCTGCTGATCGAGTTCTTCATGGATCAGATCTCGGCGACGACGGGCTTGCCCAAGCGCAAAATCGCCGACGAGGCGATGGCCGTGCTGCAATCGCATGATTGGCCCGGCAACATCCGCCAGCTTCGTAACAATGTCGAACGGCTGATGATTCTCGCGGCCGGCGATCCGAATACGGAGCTGACGTCGGACATGCTGCCGTCGGAGATCGGCGCGCTCGTTCCCTCGACGCCGAACGGCTCCGGCGGCGAGAAACTGATGAGCCTGGCGCTGCGCGACGCACGCGAGGTTTTCGAGCGCGAATATCTGGTCGCGCAGATCAATCGCTTCGGCGGCAATATTTCGCGCACGGCGGAATTCATTGGAATGGAGCGCTCGGCATTGCATCGCAAGCTGAAGTCGCTTGGCATCGATTAA